The proteins below come from a single Erythrobacter sp. SG61-1L genomic window:
- a CDS encoding SDR family NAD(P)-dependent oxidoreductase, which yields MSISFEGRVAIVTGAGGGLGRAYALELAKRGAKVVVNDLGGARDGTGHSDAALQVVEEIKAAGGEAMSNGASVTEYDQMAEMVAKAKEAWGGVHVLINNAGVLRDKSFAKMEPDDFEFVVKVHLFGSAYATKACWELMREQNYGRIMMTASSSGLFGNFGQANYGAAKLGLAGLAKTLHLEGAKYNIKVNTLAPLAATRMTEDIIPEQIFPMFAPENVVPAALFLVSEDAPNNVIVGAGAGGYHSAWVTMNTPVILPEGERSVEGFAAHWDQISNREGDFVPVSGMEQTQRVLAAIQKAASGS from the coding sequence ATGTCCATTTCCTTCGAAGGTCGCGTTGCCATCGTCACCGGCGCAGGCGGGGGCCTCGGCCGCGCCTATGCGCTCGAACTCGCGAAGCGCGGCGCAAAGGTGGTCGTGAACGATCTGGGCGGCGCGCGCGATGGCACCGGCCATTCCGACGCCGCACTGCAGGTAGTGGAAGAGATCAAGGCCGCCGGTGGCGAGGCTATGTCCAACGGCGCATCCGTCACCGAATATGACCAGATGGCCGAAATGGTCGCCAAGGCCAAAGAGGCATGGGGCGGCGTTCACGTCCTCATCAACAATGCCGGCGTCCTTCGCGACAAGAGCTTCGCCAAGATGGAGCCGGATGATTTCGAATTCGTGGTGAAGGTCCACCTGTTCGGTTCCGCCTATGCCACCAAGGCCTGCTGGGAACTGATGCGCGAGCAGAATTACGGCCGCATCATGATGACGGCCAGCTCTTCAGGCCTGTTCGGCAATTTCGGCCAGGCCAATTACGGCGCGGCCAAGCTGGGCCTGGCGGGCCTTGCCAAGACGCTGCATCTGGAAGGTGCGAAATACAATATCAAGGTCAACACTCTGGCCCCGCTGGCCGCCACGCGCATGACCGAGGACATCATTCCGGAGCAGATCTTCCCGATGTTCGCCCCCGAAAACGTGGTGCCCGCCGCCCTTTTCCTCGTCAGCGAAGATGCGCCGAACAATGTGATCGTTGGCGCGGGCGCTGGCGGCTATCACTCGGCGTGGGTCACGATGAACACACCGGTGATCCTGCCTGAAGGCGAGCGCAGCGTGGAAGGCTTCGCCGCTCACTGGGACCAGATTTCCAACCGCGAAGGCGACTTCGTGCCGGTATCGGGCATGGAACAGACCCAGCGCGTGCTGGCGGCAATCCAGAAGGCCGCTTCGGGCAGCTGA
- a CDS encoding HAD family hydrolase, protein MTTVPFAAIGFDLDGTLVDTQGDLGVAVNHALALIGRAPVPLESVESLIGGGSRLMLKRALDQTGGQIPDEEFEELYPRLIAHYAANISVHSRPYPGCLDALDRLTELGVGLAVVTNKPEALSLLLLKELDMLGRFQCVIGGDTLPRAKPHPDTVQEAMARCGGGRFAMVGDSSFDVRAAKAAGVPSVALSFGYHDIPVPELGADMVIDHYDELLPALRGL, encoded by the coding sequence ATGACCACAGTTCCTTTCGCCGCAATCGGCTTCGACCTCGACGGCACGCTGGTAGATACGCAGGGCGATCTCGGCGTGGCGGTGAACCATGCCCTCGCCCTGATCGGGCGGGCACCCGTGCCGCTGGAAAGCGTCGAATCCCTGATCGGCGGCGGTTCGCGCCTGATGCTGAAGCGCGCGCTGGACCAGACCGGCGGCCAGATTCCCGATGAGGAATTCGAGGAACTCTATCCCAGGCTGATCGCCCATTACGCCGCCAATATCTCAGTCCATTCGCGCCCCTATCCCGGCTGCCTTGACGCGCTGGACCGGCTGACCGAACTGGGCGTGGGCCTTGCGGTCGTGACCAACAAGCCCGAGGCGCTTTCGCTGCTGCTGCTGAAGGAGCTGGACATGCTGGGGCGTTTCCAGTGCGTGATCGGCGGCGACACCCTGCCGCGCGCCAAGCCCCACCCGGATACAGTGCAGGAAGCAATGGCCCGCTGCGGCGGCGGACGCTTTGCCATGGTGGGCGATTCGTCGTTCGACGTGCGGGCGGCCAAAGCCGCCGGGGTTCCGTCCGTGGCGCTCAGCTTCGGCTATCACGACATACCAGTTCCCGAACTGGGCGCCGACATGGTGATCGACCATTACGACGAGCTGCTGCCCGCGCTGAGGGGGCTGTAA
- a CDS encoding porin has protein sequence MAQDGSDWSLEPRGRLQIDAGWVDADPAVEAAANAVTPGGLDADIEVRRAYLGVDGKMPGNLGFRIEGEFAAPFDGGTVTWTDAYLYWDAAKNLRVTLGNHKPFWGLEELTSDLFPSMAERAAINTAFGNERRVGLSAAYTTGDVLLQGGAFTDDLDSLLGNNDRGHSFDGRVVYMPKLGGGQLHLGGSAHIRSFDDPASIRYSVRPFIHNADTKFANTGSITGATGEASYGLEAAWLKGPLHIAAETRWQHVNRTAALVEPTFFGGYVEAGYFLTKGDGRRYKGGTFERVKPVKPLGKGGIGAVQVNVRYDYLDLVDGPIVGGKQNGYEVSLIWTPTSRTRFIANYGRMEYDQAAIAVGADRSYGVDAFGMRAQFDF, from the coding sequence ATGGCGCAGGACGGCAGCGACTGGTCGCTGGAGCCGCGCGGGCGCTTGCAGATCGACGCGGGCTGGGTCGATGCCGATCCGGCAGTTGAAGCCGCAGCCAATGCCGTGACGCCGGGCGGGCTGGATGCAGATATCGAAGTGCGCCGCGCCTATCTGGGCGTTGACGGCAAGATGCCGGGCAATCTGGGTTTCCGCATCGAAGGCGAATTTGCCGCGCCGTTCGACGGCGGCACTGTGACCTGGACCGATGCCTATCTCTATTGGGACGCGGCAAAGAACCTGCGCGTCACGCTGGGCAACCACAAGCCGTTCTGGGGCCTGGAGGAACTGACCAGCGATCTGTTCCCCTCCATGGCGGAACGCGCCGCGATCAACACCGCTTTCGGTAATGAACGCCGCGTGGGCCTGAGCGCGGCCTATACGACTGGCGACGTGCTGCTGCAGGGCGGCGCCTTTACCGACGATCTGGATAGCTTGCTGGGCAATAACGATCGCGGCCACAGCTTTGACGGACGCGTGGTCTACATGCCCAAGCTGGGCGGCGGGCAATTGCATCTGGGCGGATCGGCCCATATCCGCAGCTTCGACGATCCGGCCAGCATCCGCTATTCGGTGCGGCCCTTCATCCATAATGCGGATACGAAATTCGCCAACACCGGCTCGATCACCGGCGCCACTGGCGAGGCGAGCTACGGGCTGGAAGCGGCATGGCTCAAGGGCCCGCTGCACATCGCGGCGGAAACCCGCTGGCAGCATGTGAACCGCACAGCCGCGCTGGTGGAGCCGACCTTCTTCGGCGGCTATGTCGAGGCAGGCTATTTCCTGACCAAGGGCGATGGCCGGCGTTACAAGGGCGGCACCTTCGAACGGGTAAAACCGGTCAAGCCACTGGGCAAGGGCGGCATCGGCGCGGTGCAGGTGAATGTCCGCTACGATTATCTCGATCTGGTGGACGGACCGATCGTGGGCGGCAAGCAGAACGGCTATGAAGTCTCGCTGATCTGGACGCCAACCTCGCGCACGCGCTTCATCGCCAATTACGGCCGCATGGAATACGATCAGGCTGCCATCGCGGTGGGTGCTGACCGGTCCTATGGCGTGGATGCCTTCGGGATGCGCGCGCAGTTCGACTTCTGA
- a CDS encoding DUF4328 domain-containing protein, producing MAAMPFSEGLALLERRTKAVSVAIWAVLALSLGTVLSDMLEVGRVIDFEGLELSSLSLVFGAIDLAYAVAFIISIVLVSLWIYRAHDNLRAAGAPDLEFSPGWSVGWFFIPIMNLFKPFQAMKELWNESHGTSNAYGAPSPSTVATWWAFWVSGNILGNISFRMTLAGADADGSLALVLSAISGLLLAAAAWFLRAIVREVVEGQRNHLQVQEAFS from the coding sequence ATGGCGGCAATGCCATTTTCCGAAGGTTTGGCGCTGCTTGAACGGCGCACGAAGGCGGTATCCGTCGCGATCTGGGCCGTTCTGGCCCTGTCACTGGGCACCGTGCTGAGCGACATGCTCGAAGTCGGCAGGGTCATCGACTTCGAGGGGCTTGAACTGAGCTCACTCAGCCTTGTCTTCGGTGCAATCGATCTGGCCTATGCAGTGGCATTCATAATTTCCATCGTGCTTGTCAGCCTGTGGATCTATCGCGCGCATGACAATCTGCGCGCTGCGGGCGCGCCCGATCTGGAATTTTCGCCCGGCTGGTCGGTCGGGTGGTTCTTCATTCCGATCATGAACCTGTTCAAGCCGTTTCAGGCGATGAAGGAACTGTGGAACGAAAGCCACGGCACCAGCAATGCCTATGGCGCGCCCAGCCCGTCCACGGTGGCCACATGGTGGGCCTTCTGGGTTTCGGGCAACATACTGGGCAATATCAGCTTCCGCATGACATTGGCCGGGGCGGATGCGGACGGTTCGTTGGCCCTCGTGCTCAGCGCGATTAGCGGATTGCTGCTTGCTGCCGCCGCTTGGTTCCTGCGCGCTATCGTGCGCGAAGTGGTCGAAGGACAGCGCAATCACCTGCAGGTGCAGGAAGCATTTAGCTAA
- a CDS encoding DUF4328 domain-containing protein, translating into MTINEGLASLAVRAKLAQWLVAAAAALLALTVLVQLAYTMFMTSATPTITLVLTSLGVLALLRVLLVLAAVIAVPLWVYRAWANLQLIGLSGLRHSPTWAALSFFVPIANLFVPFLAMRELYNRSLGENEDHADESAADVTSWWACYIGGGCVSTFTALVPLLALLTGGALMITAPIFIQLLMALFGTTLIIAAAWFLWRVIGAITAAQRSFAGIAETFA; encoded by the coding sequence ATGACGATCAATGAAGGCCTTGCTTCGCTGGCGGTTCGCGCAAAGCTGGCGCAATGGCTGGTGGCCGCGGCAGCAGCCCTGCTGGCGCTGACTGTGCTGGTACAGCTGGCATATACCATGTTCATGACGTCGGCCACGCCGACCATTACCCTAGTGCTTACCAGTCTGGGCGTGCTTGCCCTGCTACGCGTGCTGCTGGTGCTTGCCGCCGTCATCGCAGTGCCCCTGTGGGTCTATCGCGCATGGGCCAATCTACAGCTTATCGGACTTTCCGGCCTGCGCCATTCGCCCACATGGGCGGCGCTGAGCTTCTTCGTGCCCATCGCCAATCTGTTCGTGCCATTTCTGGCCATGCGCGAGCTTTACAACCGCAGTCTGGGCGAGAACGAAGACCACGCGGATGAAAGCGCGGCTGACGTTACCTCGTGGTGGGCCTGCTATATCGGCGGGGGCTGCGTCAGCACTTTCACCGCGCTGGTGCCTTTACTGGCCCTGTTGACCGGCGGAGCGCTGATGATCACCGCGCCCATCTTCATTCAGCTGCTGATGGCGCTGTTCGGCACGACGCTGATAATCGCTGCCGCGTGGTTCCTGTGGCGGGTGATCGGCGCGATCACGGCAGCACAGCGATCCTTCGCGGGGATTGCGGAAACCTTCGCCTGA